Proteins found in one Streptococcus iniae genomic segment:
- the secA gene encoding preprotein translocase subunit SecA produces the protein MANILRKVIENDKGEIKKLEKLAKKVESYANQMEALSDQDLQAKTPEFKERYQNGESLDQLLPEAFAVVREAAKRVLGLYPYRVQIMGGIVLHNGDVPEMRTGEGKTLTATMPVYLNALAGEGVHVITVNEYLSTRDATEMGEVYSWLGLSVGINLAAKSPAEKREAYLCDITYSTNSEVGFDYLRDNMVVRQEDMVQRPLSYALVDEVDSVLIDEARTPLIVSGAVSSETNQLYVRADMFVKTLKEDDYIIDVPTKTIGLSDSGIDKAESYFNLNNLYDIDNVALTHFVDNALRANYIMLLDIDYVVSEEGEILIVDQFTGRTMEGRRFSDGLHQAIEAKESVRIQEESKTSASITYQNMFRMYKKLAGMTGTAKTEEEEFREVYNMRIIPIPTNRPVARIDHTDLLYPTLESKFRAVIADVKDRHQKGQPVLVGTVAVETSDYISKQLVAAGVPHEVLNAKNHFKEAQIIMNAGQRGAVTIATNMAGRGTDIKLGEGVRELGGLCVIGTERHESRRIDNQLRGRSGRQGDPGESQFYLSLEDDLMRRFGSDRIKAFLDKMRLDEEDAVIKSGMLARQVESAQKRVEGNNYDTRKQVLQYDDVMREQREIIYANRRDVITANRDLGPEIKAMIKRTIKRTVEAHARSNRKDALEAILAFARTNIVPEDSITVKDIRDLKDDHIKDFLYEKALAIYEKQIAKLHDHEAILEFQKVLLLMIVDNKWTEHIDALDQLRNSVGLRGYAQNNPVVEYQAEGFKMFQDMIGAIEFDVTRTMMKAEIHEQERERASHHATTTAAQNISAKTISQTEAADAGIDFSNVKRNDLCPCGSGKKFKNCCGKKAF, from the coding sequence ATGGCAAATATTCTACGCAAAGTCATTGAAAATGACAAAGGCGAAATCAAAAAGTTAGAAAAACTTGCAAAGAAAGTTGAATCTTATGCAAATCAGATGGAAGCGTTGTCTGATCAAGATTTACAAGCAAAAACACCAGAATTTAAAGAACGTTATCAAAATGGAGAAAGCCTGGATCAGTTGCTACCAGAAGCTTTTGCGGTTGTACGCGAAGCAGCAAAACGTGTCCTAGGACTCTACCCATACCGTGTGCAAATTATGGGGGGGATTGTTCTTCATAATGGCGATGTTCCTGAGATGCGTACTGGTGAGGGTAAAACTTTAACAGCGACAATGCCTGTTTACTTAAATGCTCTTGCAGGTGAAGGTGTTCATGTTATCACTGTAAATGAATACTTATCAACCCGTGATGCGACTGAGATGGGTGAGGTTTATAGTTGGTTAGGTCTCTCTGTTGGGATTAACTTGGCAGCTAAGTCACCTGCTGAAAAACGCGAGGCCTATCTTTGTGATATCACTTATTCAACAAACTCAGAAGTAGGCTTTGACTACCTTCGTGATAATATGGTTGTTCGTCAAGAAGACATGGTTCAAAGACCTTTGAGTTATGCATTGGTCGATGAGGTTGACTCTGTTTTAATTGACGAAGCAAGAACACCTTTGATTGTTTCTGGAGCTGTGAGTTCAGAAACTAATCAGCTTTATGTTCGTGCGGACATGTTTGTGAAAACCTTAAAAGAAGACGACTATATTATTGATGTTCCAACAAAAACAATTGGTTTGAGTGATTCAGGGATTGATAAAGCAGAAAGTTATTTCAACCTAAATAATCTCTACGATATTGATAATGTTGCTTTGACTCACTTTGTTGATAATGCTCTTCGTGCTAACTATATCATGTTACTTGACATTGATTATGTGGTTAGTGAAGAAGGCGAAATTCTTATTGTTGACCAGTTTACAGGTCGTACAATGGAAGGTCGTCGCTTCTCAGATGGTTTGCACCAAGCTATTGAAGCAAAAGAATCTGTTCGTATTCAAGAAGAATCTAAAACAAGTGCTTCTATTACCTACCAAAATATGTTCCGTATGTACAAAAAATTGGCAGGTATGACAGGGACAGCTAAAACAGAAGAAGAGGAATTCCGCGAAGTTTATAACATGCGTATTATTCCAATTCCAACCAATCGACCAGTTGCGCGTATTGACCATACGGACTTGCTTTACCCAACATTAGAGTCTAAGTTTAGAGCGGTTATTGCAGATGTTAAAGACAGACACCAAAAAGGGCAACCAGTCTTGGTTGGTACTGTTGCTGTTGAAACCAGTGATTACATCTCAAAACAATTAGTGGCTGCTGGTGTTCCTCATGAAGTCTTGAATGCTAAAAACCACTTTAAAGAAGCTCAAATTATCATGAATGCCGGACAGCGTGGTGCTGTTACTATCGCAACCAACATGGCTGGTCGTGGTACTGACATTAAACTTGGTGAAGGTGTTCGTGAACTTGGTGGCCTTTGTGTTATTGGTACAGAGCGTCATGAAAGTCGTCGTATTGATAATCAGCTTCGTGGTCGTTCAGGTCGTCAAGGTGATCCAGGAGAATCTCAATTCTACCTGTCATTGGAAGATGATTTGATGAGACGTTTTGGTTCAGACCGTATCAAAGCTTTCTTGGATAAAATGCGTTTGGACGAAGAAGATGCCGTTATCAAATCAGGCATGCTTGCTCGTCAGGTTGAATCAGCTCAAAAACGTGTCGAGGGCAATAACTATGATACTCGTAAACAAGTCCTTCAATATGACGATGTTATGCGTGAGCAACGTGAAATCATTTATGCCAACCGTCGTGATGTGATTACTGCAAATCGTGACCTTGGCCCTGAAATCAAAGCCATGATTAAACGTACCATTAAACGTACGGTAGAGGCCCATGCTAGAAGTAACCGTAAGGATGCGCTGGAAGCTATCTTAGCCTTTGCAAGAACCAATATTGTGCCAGAGGATTCGATAACAGTAAAAGATATCCGTGATTTGAAAGATGATCACATCAAAGATTTCCTTTATGAAAAAGCTTTAGCTATTTATGAGAAACAAATAGCTAAATTGCATGACCATGAAGCAATCTTGGAATTCCAAAAAGTACTTCTATTGATGATTGTTGATAACAAGTGGACAGAGCATATTGATGCTTTAGACCAATTACGTAATTCAGTTGGTCTTCGTGGTTACGCCCAGAATAACCCAGTTGTGGAATACCAAGCAGAAGGATTCAAGATGTTCCAAGATATGATTGGGGCTATTGAGTTTGATGTGACACGTACCATGATGAAAGCTGAGATTCATGAACAAGAACGTGAACGCGCTAGCCATCACGCGACAACAACAGCTGCACAAAATATTTCTGCTAAGACGATTAGTCAAACTGAAGCAGCTGATGCTGGTATTGATTTTTCAAATGTAAAACGTAATGATTTGTGCCCATGTGGTTCAGGTAAGAAATTTAAAAACTGTTGTGGTAAAAAAGCATTTTAG
- the manA gene encoding mannose-6-phosphate isomerase, class I: MSEPLFLNSVMHDKIWGGTKLRDVFNYTIPSETTGEYWAISAHPNGVSTVSNGRYKGIALDKLYAEKPELFGNPKEKVFPLLTKILDANDWLSVQVHPDDSYAMEHEGELGKTECWYVISADPGSEIIYGHEAKSKEELQAMIEAGDWDNLLTRRPVKAGDFFYVPSGTMHAIGKGIMILETQQSSDTTYRVYDFDRKDAAGHLRELHLQQSIAVLNLGTPENSVPASVVTDRLVSTTLVSNPFFTVFKWSTNQLVDMRQASPYLLVSVLDGSGQLFVGSEAYALEKGMHFILPNDVKAWSFDGELEMIVSHPNA; the protein is encoded by the coding sequence ATGTCTGAACCATTATTTCTAAACTCTGTAATGCATGATAAAATTTGGGGTGGGACCAAATTACGGGATGTTTTTAACTACACTATTCCTAGTGAAACCACTGGTGAATATTGGGCTATTTCAGCTCATCCTAATGGTGTGTCAACTGTTTCAAATGGTCGTTATAAAGGAATAGCCTTAGACAAACTGTATGCCGAAAAACCTGAACTGTTTGGGAATCCAAAAGAAAAGGTCTTTCCATTACTCACTAAAATTTTAGATGCCAATGACTGGTTAAGTGTTCAGGTACACCCAGATGATAGCTATGCTATGGAGCATGAAGGGGAACTTGGAAAAACAGAATGTTGGTATGTGATTTCAGCAGATCCGGGTTCAGAAATTATTTATGGCCATGAAGCCAAGTCTAAAGAAGAACTACAAGCCATGATTGAAGCTGGTGATTGGGATAATCTCCTAACGAGACGCCCTGTTAAAGCAGGTGATTTTTTCTATGTGCCAAGTGGGACCATGCATGCTATTGGTAAAGGGATTATGATTTTGGAAACCCAACAATCTAGTGATACCACTTACCGTGTTTATGATTTTGACCGAAAAGATGCTGCTGGTCATCTTCGTGAGTTACACTTGCAACAATCTATTGCTGTTTTGAACCTTGGAACTCCTGAAAACAGTGTCCCTGCAAGTGTTGTAACAGATCGTTTGGTGTCAACCACCTTGGTCTCAAATCCATTCTTTACAGTATTTAAGTGGTCTACAAATCAATTGGTTGACATGCGTCAAGCCTCTCCTTACTTGTTAGTTAGTGTTCTAGATGGTTCAGGTCAACTCTTTGTTGGTAGCGAAGCCTATGCCCTTGAAAAGGGAATGCATTTTATCCTCCCTAATGATGTTAAGGCTTGGTCATTTGATGGGGAGTTGGAGATGATTGTGAGTCATCCAAATGCTTAA
- the scrK gene encoding fructokinase ScrK, translating to MTTLYGSVEAGGTKFVCAVGDETFTPYDKIQFPTTSPEETIQKTIDYFKTFEEDLVAISVGSFGPIDIDPSSATYGYITSTPKPNWANVDLLGPIADALQVPLYFTTDVNSSAYGEMMLRENTDSLVYYTIGTGIGAGAIQNGQFIGGLGHTEAGHTYVMPHPEDQKNGFMGVCPFHKGCLEGMAAGPSLEARTGIKGELIPKESSVWDIQAYYIAQAALQATMLYRPQVIVFGGGVMAQDHMVKRVHEQFESLMNGYLPVPPLNDYIVRPAIQDNASATIGNFALAKMVSEK from the coding sequence ATGACAACTTTATATGGAAGTGTAGAAGCAGGTGGGACAAAGTTTGTTTGTGCTGTAGGAGATGAAACGTTTACCCCTTACGACAAGATTCAGTTTCCAACCACCAGTCCAGAAGAAACCATCCAAAAAACCATTGACTATTTCAAAACATTTGAAGAAGACTTAGTGGCGATTTCAGTGGGTTCTTTTGGGCCCATTGATATTGACCCAAGTTCAGCTACCTATGGTTATATCACAAGTACACCAAAACCCAATTGGGCAAATGTTGATTTGCTTGGGCCAATTGCTGACGCATTACAAGTCCCTTTATACTTCACAACAGATGTTAACAGTTCAGCTTACGGGGAAATGATGCTCAGAGAAAATACGGACAGTTTGGTTTACTATACCATTGGAACTGGGATTGGAGCAGGTGCCATTCAAAATGGTCAATTTATTGGTGGCTTAGGGCATACAGAAGCAGGTCATACTTATGTGATGCCCCATCCTGAAGATCAAAAAAATGGTTTCATGGGAGTTTGTCCTTTCCATAAGGGGTGTTTAGAAGGGATGGCAGCAGGACCAAGTCTTGAAGCGAGAACAGGGATTAAAGGTGAATTGATTCCTAAAGAGTCAAGTGTTTGGGATATCCAGGCTTACTATATTGCGCAAGCGGCTTTACAAGCAACCATGCTTTACCGACCACAAGTTATTGTATTTGGTGGTGGTGTTATGGCGCAAGATCATATGGTTAAACGGGTTCACGAGCAATTTGAAAGTTTGATGAATGGTTATCTACCAGTACCACCTTTAAATGACTACATTGTCAGACCAGCTATTCAAGATAATGCTTCAGCGACCATTGGAAATTTTGCGCTAGCAAAAATGGTGTCAGAAAAATAA
- a CDS encoding sucrose-specific PTS transporter subunit IIBC translates to MDNNQIAKKVIEALGGRENVKSVAHCATRLRVMVVDESKIDKEKAENIEKVKGAFFNAGQYQMIFGTGTVNKIYDEVVALGLPTSTTSEQKAEAAKQGNWFQRSVRTFGDVFVPIIPAIVATGLFMGLRGLLGAFGVTLPEDLNVYSQILTDTAFIALPALVVWSTFRVFGGNPVIGIVLGFMLISGSLPNAWAVASGGDVKPTIFFGFIPVVGLQGSVLPAFIIGILGAKFEKAVRKVVPEVLDLLVTPFVTLFVMSILGLFIIGPVFHVVENAILVGTEAILALPFGLPGLLIGGVHQVIVVSGVHHIFNLLESQLIAHTGANPFNAIITAAMTAQGAATVAVGVKTKNPKLKALAFPAALSAFLGITEPAIFGVNLRYRKPFFLSLIGGAIGGAVASILGLAGTGFGITIIPGTLLYLNGQLLSYLIMVAVSFAAGFALTYMFGFEDEEGDFAEKKPKSPLVSVSPAEASEEVLVSPLAGQVMALENVSDPVFSSGAMGRGLALKPSSNAVYSPVDGSVEVAFETGHAFAIKSVSGAEVLIHVGIDTVSMAGDGFESKVTVNQEVKKGDLLGYFDSAKIAAAGLDDTTMVIVTNSIDYSEITLLADGIISQGQEILRVK, encoded by the coding sequence ATGGATAATAATCAGATTGCAAAAAAGGTTATCGAGGCACTCGGTGGTCGTGAAAATGTTAAAAGTGTAGCACACTGTGCAACGAGACTTCGTGTCATGGTTGTTGATGAAAGTAAAATTGATAAAGAAAAAGCTGAAAATATTGAAAAAGTAAAAGGAGCTTTCTTTAATGCAGGGCAATACCAAATGATTTTTGGAACTGGTACTGTTAACAAGATTTATGATGAAGTGGTTGCTTTAGGATTGCCAACCTCTACAACTTCTGAACAAAAAGCAGAAGCGGCTAAGCAGGGGAATTGGTTCCAACGTTCGGTTCGTACCTTTGGTGATGTCTTTGTTCCAATTATTCCAGCAATCGTAGCAACTGGTTTATTTATGGGACTTCGTGGCCTACTTGGAGCATTTGGTGTTACTTTGCCTGAGGATTTAAATGTTTACTCACAAATCTTAACGGACACTGCTTTTATTGCTCTACCTGCTTTAGTTGTTTGGTCAACTTTCAGAGTATTTGGTGGTAATCCAGTCATTGGTATAGTTCTTGGTTTCATGTTGATTTCAGGTTCTCTTCCAAATGCTTGGGCAGTTGCATCAGGTGGTGATGTTAAACCAACGATTTTCTTTGGTTTTATTCCAGTTGTTGGTTTGCAAGGTTCAGTTCTACCTGCCTTTATCATCGGTATTTTAGGTGCTAAGTTTGAAAAAGCTGTCCGTAAGGTTGTTCCTGAAGTACTTGACTTGCTGGTAACGCCGTTTGTGACCTTGTTTGTGATGTCAATTCTTGGACTTTTCATTATCGGTCCTGTATTCCATGTGGTTGAAAATGCTATTTTAGTGGGAACAGAAGCAATTCTTGCTTTACCATTTGGTCTTCCTGGTCTACTCATTGGTGGGGTTCATCAAGTTATCGTTGTATCTGGTGTTCACCATATCTTTAACTTACTTGAATCACAATTAATTGCCCACACTGGCGCAAATCCCTTTAATGCAATTATCACGGCTGCTATGACTGCCCAAGGTGCAGCAACAGTTGCAGTTGGTGTTAAAACCAAAAATCCAAAACTAAAAGCCCTTGCTTTCCCAGCAGCACTCTCTGCATTCTTGGGGATTACAGAGCCTGCTATCTTTGGGGTGAACTTACGTTACCGTAAACCATTCTTCTTATCATTGATTGGTGGTGCTATTGGTGGTGCGGTTGCTTCAATCTTAGGTTTAGCTGGTACAGGATTTGGTATCACTATTATCCCAGGAACACTTCTTTATCTTAACGGTCAACTTCTTTCATACCTCATCATGGTTGCGGTCTCATTTGCGGCAGGTTTCGCACTAACTTATATGTTTGGTTTTGAAGATGAAGAGGGAGACTTCGCTGAAAAAAAGCCTAAATCTCCGCTTGTTTCAGTAAGCCCTGCAGAAGCTTCTGAAGAAGTACTAGTATCGCCACTTGCTGGTCAGGTCATGGCACTTGAAAATGTTAGTGATCCCGTATTCTCATCAGGTGCTATGGGGAGAGGTCTTGCTCTTAAACCAAGTTCTAATGCAGTTTATTCACCAGTTGATGGTAGTGTTGAAGTCGCTTTTGAAACTGGTCACGCATTTGCGATTAAATCAGTTAGTGGAGCAGAAGTCTTAATTCATGTCGGAATTGACACGGTTTCTATGGCTGGCGATGGTTTTGAATCTAAAGTCACTGTTAATCAAGAAGTGAAAAAAGGGGACCTGTTAGGTTATTTTGACTCTGCAAAGATTGCTGCAGCTGGCTTAGATGATACAACAATGGTTATTGTAACAAATAGTATTGATTACTCAGAAATAACCCTTTTAGCTGATGGCATAATCTCACAAGGCCAAGAGATTTTACGTGTAAAATAA
- a CDS encoding sucrose-6-phosphate hydrolase, translated as MDLPQKVRYRPYCEWSKEEIEEIKVNMQKSPWHTHYHIEPESGLLNDPNGFSYFNGKYHLFYQNWPYGPAHGLKQWVHMTSEDLVHFTRSKTRLLPDHKNDSHGAYSGSAYAVEDKLFLFYTGNVRDHNWVRDPLQIGAWMDKDGKIEKFDQVLIQQPSDVTEHFRDPQIFDYKDNFYAIVGGQNHDKKGLIKLYKAVENDVQNWQFLADLDFDDPASEYMIECPNLVFVDGHPVLIYSPQGLAQEDLNYDNIYPNTYKIYQNFDPDQGKLSGGGPLQNLDFGFEAYATQAFNSPDGRALAVSWIGLPDINYPTDAYDYQGALSLVKELSIIDGKLHQSPVAAINSLRCQKEDFQNKVQSSNCYELELCFKANQIAELLLFADESSQTGLGLTVDTKTGQLHLDRSQIGQQYAREFGTKRSCQIPQEDVTLNIYVDKSIVEIFVNKGQAVLTSRVFPEHGESGLQLLTGEVQGYFYEMR; from the coding sequence ATGGATTTACCACAAAAAGTGCGCTACCGTCCTTATTGCGAGTGGAGCAAAGAGGAAATTGAAGAAATCAAGGTAAACATGCAAAAATCTCCTTGGCATACGCACTACCATATTGAGCCAGAAAGCGGTCTACTAAACGACCCTAATGGTTTTTCTTATTTCAATGGAAAATACCATCTTTTTTATCAAAACTGGCCATACGGTCCAGCCCATGGTTTGAAACAGTGGGTGCACATGACATCAGAAGACCTTGTTCATTTTACAAGGTCCAAAACAAGACTCTTACCCGATCACAAAAACGACAGCCACGGTGCCTATTCTGGATCTGCCTATGCCGTAGAGGATAAACTCTTTCTTTTTTACACTGGAAATGTGCGTGATCACAATTGGGTCAGAGACCCTCTTCAAATCGGAGCTTGGATGGATAAAGATGGGAAAATTGAAAAATTCGACCAGGTTTTAATCCAACAACCAAGTGACGTCACTGAACATTTCAGAGACCCACAAATATTTGATTATAAAGATAACTTCTATGCCATTGTTGGTGGTCAAAACCATGACAAAAAAGGTCTCATCAAACTCTACAAAGCCGTAGAAAATGATGTTCAAAACTGGCAATTCCTTGCAGACCTAGACTTCGATGATCCTGCTTCTGAGTATATGATTGAATGCCCAAATTTGGTTTTTGTTGATGGGCACCCTGTCTTAATCTATAGCCCACAAGGTCTAGCCCAAGAAGACCTCAACTATGATAACATCTACCCAAATACCTACAAGATTTACCAAAACTTCGACCCTGATCAGGGAAAACTAAGTGGTGGTGGACCTCTTCAAAATCTAGATTTTGGTTTTGAAGCCTATGCCACACAAGCATTCAATAGCCCTGACGGTCGTGCCCTTGCCGTCTCTTGGATTGGACTTCCTGATATCAACTACCCGACAGATGCCTACGACTATCAAGGCGCACTTAGCCTGGTCAAAGAACTTAGCATTATTGACGGAAAACTCCACCAAAGCCCAGTCGCAGCCATCAATAGCTTGCGCTGTCAAAAAGAAGACTTCCAAAACAAGGTTCAATCCAGCAATTGTTACGAACTTGAGCTTTGCTTTAAAGCCAATCAAATCGCTGAACTCCTACTCTTTGCTGATGAATCCTCACAAACTGGGCTTGGCCTCACAGTTGATACTAAAACTGGGCAATTACACTTAGACCGTAGCCAAATTGGTCAGCAATACGCAAGAGAATTTGGGACCAAACGCTCTTGCCAAATTCCGCAAGAAGATGTTACACTTAATATCTATGTGGACAAATCCATTGTTGAAATTTTCGTCAACAAAGGCCAAGCTGTCCTAACAAGTAGAGTCTTCCCTGAACACGGTGAAAGTGGACTTCAATTATTGACTGGAGAAGTTCAAGGATATTTTTATGAAATGAGGTAG
- a CDS encoding LacI family DNA-binding transcriptional regulator, which yields MVAKLTDVAELAGVSPTTVSRVINKKGYLSQKTVDKVQTAMRQLGYQPNNLARSLQGKSAQLIGLIFPNISNIFYAELIEYLEIELFKEGYKTIICNSERDPKKEKEYLEMLAANQVDGIISSSHNLGIEDYERVEAPIVAFDRNLAPNIPIISSDNFQGGKLAAQTLQKYKCQKIIMITGNDNSDSPTGLRQLGFSYQLKKTAEIIKLPNNLSTIRREMEIRSILSSRKPDGIFVSDDLTAILIMKVANQLGLDVPSDLKVIGYDGTHFIENFFPQLTTIKQPIEEIAKLTVEVLLKKIRKEKTSKDYILPITLLPGSSI from the coding sequence GTGGTCGCAAAATTGACTGATGTCGCGGAATTAGCAGGCGTTAGCCCAACAACAGTATCACGGGTCATTAATAAAAAAGGATACCTGTCACAAAAAACTGTTGACAAGGTTCAAACAGCAATGAGGCAATTGGGTTACCAACCCAACAACCTGGCTAGAAGCTTACAAGGAAAATCAGCCCAGTTAATTGGACTCATTTTCCCAAACATCAGTAATATCTTTTACGCAGAACTGATTGAATACTTGGAAATTGAACTTTTCAAAGAAGGTTACAAAACCATTATCTGCAATAGTGAACGCGACCCTAAAAAAGAAAAAGAATATTTAGAGATGCTTGCTGCTAATCAGGTTGATGGCATTATTTCATCTAGTCACAACCTTGGCATTGAAGATTATGAACGGGTCGAAGCCCCCATTGTTGCCTTTGACCGAAACTTAGCTCCAAACATCCCTATCATTTCCTCTGATAATTTCCAAGGAGGAAAATTAGCTGCTCAGACCTTGCAAAAATACAAGTGCCAAAAAATCATCATGATTACAGGTAATGATAACTCCGATTCGCCAACAGGACTTCGTCAATTGGGCTTTTCTTACCAATTGAAAAAAACGGCTGAAATTATCAAATTGCCAAACAACCTATCAACCATTCGCCGTGAAATGGAAATCAGATCTATCCTCTCAAGCCGAAAACCCGATGGTATTTTTGTTTCAGATGATTTAACTGCTATTTTAATTATGAAAGTAGCAAATCAACTCGGCTTAGACGTTCCTAGTGATCTTAAAGTTATTGGTTATGATGGGACACATTTTATTGAAAACTTTTTCCCTCAATTAACGACAATTAAGCAACCTATTGAAGAAATTGCGAAATTAACCGTTGAAGTCCTCCTAAAAAAAATCCGAAAAGAAAAAACCAGCAAGGACTATATTTTGCCAATTACACTCCTGCCTGGTTCAAGCATCTAA
- the nusB gene encoding transcription antitermination factor NusB, producing MTNSFQNSRRDLRERAFQALFNVELGGDFLEASQFAYDYDKVTEEDQVSELPTFLLNLVNGVVDHKDELDAIIKENLKKGWSIERLTLTDKTMLRLGLFEIKYFDETPDRVALNEIIEIAKKYSDDTSAKFINGLLSQFVSEESE from the coding sequence ATGACTAATAGTTTTCAAAATTCAAGAAGAGACCTTCGTGAACGTGCTTTTCAAGCCCTCTTTAATGTGGAGCTAGGTGGGGATTTTCTTGAGGCTTCTCAATTTGCCTATGATTATGACAAAGTTACTGAAGAAGATCAGGTTTCAGAACTGCCAACATTCTTATTGAATTTAGTCAATGGAGTGGTAGATCATAAGGACGAGCTGGATGCTATCATTAAGGAAAACCTCAAAAAAGGTTGGTCTATCGAACGATTAACGTTAACGGATAAAACAATGCTTCGTCTTGGTTTGTTTGAAATTAAATACTTTGATGAAACGCCAGACCGTGTTGCCCTTAATGAAATTATTGAAATTGCAAAAAAATATTCTGATGACACTTCAGCTAAGTTTATTAATGGCTTATTAAGTCAGTTTGTTTCAGAAGAATCAGAATAA
- a CDS encoding Asp23/Gls24 family envelope stress response protein: MMSENIGEIVISPRVLEVITGIATTQVEGVYSLHNKKMSDSFNKASLGKGVYLHTEEDGSVTADIYVYLQYGVKVPSVSVAIQKAVKTAVYDMAEVTISAVNIHVEGIVPEKTPKPDLKSLFEEDFLDD, from the coding sequence ATGATGAGTGAAAATATTGGTGAAATCGTTATTTCACCGCGTGTTCTTGAAGTCATTACAGGGATTGCTACAACACAAGTTGAGGGTGTCTACTCGCTTCATAACAAAAAAATGTCAGACAGCTTCAACAAAGCGAGTCTTGGCAAAGGTGTCTACCTTCATACAGAAGAAGACGGTTCTGTTACAGCAGATATTTATGTTTACTTACAATATGGTGTAAAAGTACCATCTGTTTCAGTTGCTATTCAAAAAGCTGTTAAAACAGCTGTCTATGATATGGCAGAAGTGACCATTTCAGCTGTTAACATTCATGTTGAAGGCATTGTTCCTGAAAAGACACCAAAACCTGATTTGAAATCATTGTTTGAAGAGGATTTCTTGGATGACTAA
- the efp gene encoding elongation factor P: MIEASKLRAGMTFESEGKLIRVLDASHHKPGKGNTIMRMKLRDVRTGSTFDTTYRPDEKFEQAIIETVPAQYLYKMDDTAYFMNTDTYDQYEIPVANVEQELLYILENSDVKIQFYGSEVIGVQVPTTVELTVAETQPSIKGATVTGSGKPATLETGLVVNVPDFIEAGQKLVINTAEGTYVSRA, encoded by the coding sequence ATGATTGAAGCAAGTAAGCTTAGAGCAGGTATGACTTTTGAATCAGAAGGGAAATTAATCCGCGTTCTTGATGCAAGTCACCATAAACCAGGTAAGGGGAACACAATCATGCGTATGAAATTACGTGATGTTCGTACTGGTTCTACATTTGACACAACTTATCGTCCAGATGAAAAATTTGAGCAAGCGATTATTGAAACAGTTCCAGCTCAATACTTGTACAAAATGGATGACACTGCTTACTTCATGAATACAGATACATATGATCAATATGAAATTCCTGTAGCTAACGTTGAGCAAGAATTGCTTTACATTCTTGAAAATTCAGATGTGAAAATCCAATTCTACGGATCAGAAGTAATCGGGGTTCAAGTTCCAACAACTGTTGAATTAACAGTCGCTGAAACACAGCCATCAATTAAAGGTGCTACTGTAACAGGTTCTGGTAAACCAGCAACATTGGAAACAGGTCTTGTTGTCAACGTTCCAGACTTCATTGAAGCTGGTCAAAAATTGGTGATCAACACTGCTGAAGGTACTTACGTTTCACGTGCCTAA